GATGAGCATGGTTTTCAGAGGAGAATTAAAAGTTCAAGATAATAAGATTTATTTCCGCTCCGGTTCCGGAAATGAAAATGATATTCCATTGCTTGATTTATTTTCTCAAATTTACAGGAGATCATCAGCACGAACATGCATCGCTTTACCAACGAACTCATTCACGAAACCAGCCCTTACCTGCTGCAGCATGCACACAACCCGGTGAACTGGATGGCGTGGAATGAAGCGACACTTAAAAAAGCAAAAGAAGAAAACAAACTTATTCTTGTGAGCATCGGTTATTCTGCCTGCCATTGGTGCCACGTGATGGAACATGAATCATTCGAAGATGAAACAACGGCGCGCATGATGAACGATCATTTTATCTGTATCAAGATCGATCGCGAGGAACGTCCCGACATTGATGCAGTTTATATGAGCGCAGTGCAGTTGATGACGCAGCGTGGAGGATGGCCGCTCAATTGTTTCACACTTCCCGATGGAAAACCGTTGTACGGCGGAACTTATTTTCCAAAGGAACGCTGGAGAGAAATCCTTCTCACGCTTGCTGATCTCTGGAAAAATGATCCGGATAAATGTTTTGATTACGCGCACCAGCTTACAGAGGGCGTGCGTGCAACAGGGAAAATAATCACGGACAATGAAGAAAAAAATATTGAAAATAAAACTCTGGAGATCTCCATTCAGAATTGGTCGATGCGGTTTGATAATTCAGAAGGAGGCCCTGATCACGCACCGAAATTTCCATTGCCGAACAATTATCTTTTTCTATTGCGTTATGCACATCTCGCCGGCGAACAGGAAATTTTAAAACATGTTTCACTCACGCTTGAGAAAATGGCAATGGGTGGAATTTATGATCAGTTGGGTGGAGGATTTGCACGCTATTCAACCGACACGTTGTGGAAAGTTCCCCACTTCGAAAAAATGCTTTATGATAATGCGCAATTGGTTTCACTTTATTCCGAAGCTTACCAGCAATCGGGCAATGCGCTTTACAAAAATGTAGTTTATGAAACGCTGGAATTCATTTCACGCGAACTGACAGCGGAGAATGGCGCATTCTATTCTGCGCTCGATGCCGATTCGGAAGGAGAAGAAGGAAAATATTATGTGTGGACGAAAGAAGAATTGCATCAAACGATCGGGCAGTCATTACCGAACGCGATCTTTGACGATTATTTTTCAGTGGATGAATATGGCCGGTGGGAGAATGGAAAAAATATTCTGTTACGGAGGGAAAGTGACGAAGTTATTGCGAAAAAGCACGGTATGAGTGCAGATAAGTTGCAGGAAGGAATAGATAGCGCGAAAAAAAAATTGCTGGCTGTGCGCGAAAGAAGAGTGCGCCCATCACTCGATGATAAATCACTCACGTCGTGGAATGCGATGATGCTGCGTGCATACGTGGATGCGTATGCAGTTTTCGGTGAAGAAAATTTTTTATCAGATGCGCTGAAGAATGCAGCATTTATCCGCGACGTGCAATTGCGTGATGACGGGGGATTGTGGCATTCGTGGAAAAAAAACAAGAGTACGATCAACGGATTTCTCGAGGATCATGCATTCGTGATCGATGCTTTCATTGCGCTTTACCAGGTTTGTTTCAATGAACAATGGCTCATGATA
This DNA window, taken from Bacteroidota bacterium, encodes the following:
- a CDS encoding thioredoxin domain-containing protein, whose translation is MHRFTNELIHETSPYLLQHAHNPVNWMAWNEATLKKAKEENKLILVSIGYSACHWCHVMEHESFEDETTARMMNDHFICIKIDREERPDIDAVYMSAVQLMTQRGGWPLNCFTLPDGKPLYGGTYFPKERWREILLTLADLWKNDPDKCFDYAHQLTEGVRATGKIITDNEEKNIENKTLEISIQNWSMRFDNSEGGPDHAPKFPLPNNYLFLLRYAHLAGEQEILKHVSLTLEKMAMGGIYDQLGGGFARYSTDTLWKVPHFEKMLYDNAQLVSLYSEAYQQSGNALYKNVVYETLEFISRELTAENGAFYSALDADSEGEEGKYYVWTKEELHQTIGQSLPNAIFDDYFSVDEYGRWENGKNILLRRESDEVIAKKHGMSADKLQEGIDSAKKKLLAVRERRVRPSLDDKSLTSWNAMMLRAYVDAYAVFGEENFLSDALKNAAFIRDVQLRDDGGLWHSWKKNKSTINGFLEDHAFVIDAFIALYQVCFNEQWLMIAKQQTDYVMKHFVSEGQQMFYFTSAKDPLLITRRIETDDNVIPSSNSVMAKNIFYLGHFFGKAEWITRAERMLKTVQEEIIRYGAGYSNWMILQLHFTFSFREVAIVGNDVDKSRAAFRKHYLPNQIFAGSPGLSDLPLLQNRFVENKTLIYICENNSCESPVENTRAAIDRLETGTNAE